The following proteins come from a genomic window of Pyxidicoccus sp. MSG2:
- a CDS encoding CAP domain-containing protein, producing the protein MAPSSRCFRWSALLLLTPLLGCGPTRRSNPRQVAPRQAAPASREKAPARTGLPTPKDFARDMLAAHNQARAQARPTPKVALPPLTWSDEAAKKAASWAKQCKFEHNPDRGDFGENLAAATPDAWSTADVVKSWADEAVDYDFTRITCKKGKVCGHYTQVVWRETGAVGCATVMCNKNSPFGSQFPTWQNWVCNYTPPGNWVGKRPF; encoded by the coding sequence ATGGCTCCGTCTTCGCGCTGCTTCCGCTGGTCCGCCCTGCTCCTCCTCACCCCGCTGCTCGGCTGCGGCCCGACGCGCCGGAGCAACCCGCGGCAGGTGGCGCCGAGACAGGCGGCGCCGGCCTCGCGGGAGAAGGCCCCCGCTCGCACCGGACTGCCCACGCCGAAGGACTTCGCGCGAGACATGCTGGCGGCGCACAACCAGGCGCGCGCGCAGGCCAGACCCACGCCGAAGGTCGCGCTGCCGCCCCTCACCTGGTCCGACGAGGCCGCGAAGAAGGCCGCGTCCTGGGCGAAGCAATGCAAGTTCGAGCACAACCCGGACCGGGGTGACTTCGGGGAGAACCTCGCCGCCGCCACGCCCGACGCGTGGAGCACGGCCGACGTGGTGAAGAGCTGGGCGGACGAGGCGGTGGACTACGACTTCACGCGCATCACCTGCAAGAAGGGCAAGGTGTGCGGCCACTACACGCAGGTGGTGTGGCGGGAGACGGGCGCGGTGGGGTGCGCCACGGTGATGTGCAACAAGAACTCGCCCTTCGGCTCGCAGTTCCCCACGTGGCAGAACTGGGTGTGCAACTACACGCCGCCGGGCAACTGGGTGGGCAAGCGCCCCTTCTGA
- a CDS encoding DUF1592 domain-containing protein yields the protein MTPRLPRGRSWRLLAGAGCALLLAGCNGDSLPQARVLPGEDLPGLDTPPPPDDEPQQQNDECKDAAKDPGRITLHRLNRAEYDATVRDLLGDTTRPARDFPTDDHGYGFDNNADVLSMSPLLMEKYSTAAEKLVETAWTKGAFGTCTLTATNPEPCARDILSRFARRAWRRPVTPAEVERLVGFVALAKTYGDGPEAGVKLALRSVLVSPHFLFRVEKDPAPGDSKPHRLSDVELASRLSYFLWSSMPDEQLLAAAEAGKLGKPEELEAQVRRMLADPKSNALVENFAGQWLYTRALDSAEPDLTLYGAFNEDLRAAMRQETQLVFRDFITGDYKLKDLVDAPFTYVNDTLAVHYGLPKPGSRTPVRVDLTGHPERQGIFGQGSLLTVTSNPDRTSPVQRGVWVLEQMLCAAPPPPPPDVENLPPAVDPNQTMRERMAQHRSQPACAGCHRMMDPLGLALENYDPIGRWRLKEVSGAPVDPTGELPNGTVLRGGEDMRRFVKDDPKLPSCLTEHLLTYALGRGMKPDDACAVREIAATAEASGGRLSDYILSIVLSEHFTMRRGGTEAQQP from the coding sequence GTGACACCCAGGCTTCCAAGAGGACGGAGCTGGCGGTTGCTGGCGGGCGCGGGTTGCGCGCTGCTGCTCGCCGGCTGCAATGGAGACAGTCTTCCCCAGGCCCGGGTCCTCCCCGGCGAGGACCTTCCAGGCCTGGACACTCCACCGCCGCCCGACGACGAACCCCAGCAGCAGAACGACGAGTGCAAGGACGCCGCGAAGGACCCGGGCCGCATCACCCTGCACCGCCTCAACCGCGCCGAGTACGACGCCACCGTGAGGGACCTGCTGGGCGACACCACCCGGCCGGCCCGCGACTTCCCGACGGACGACCACGGCTACGGCTTCGACAACAACGCGGACGTGCTCAGCATGTCCCCGCTGCTGATGGAGAAGTACTCCACCGCGGCGGAGAAGCTGGTGGAGACGGCCTGGACGAAGGGGGCCTTCGGCACCTGCACGCTGACCGCGACGAACCCCGAGCCCTGCGCCCGGGACATCCTCTCCCGCTTCGCCCGCCGCGCCTGGCGCCGGCCGGTGACGCCCGCGGAGGTGGAGCGACTGGTGGGCTTCGTCGCGCTGGCGAAGACGTACGGCGACGGGCCGGAGGCGGGCGTGAAGCTGGCGCTGCGCTCGGTGCTGGTGTCGCCGCACTTCCTCTTCCGCGTGGAGAAGGACCCGGCGCCCGGCGACTCCAAGCCGCACCGGCTCTCCGACGTGGAGCTGGCGAGCCGGCTCTCCTACTTCCTGTGGAGCAGCATGCCGGACGAGCAGCTCCTCGCCGCCGCCGAGGCGGGAAAGCTGGGCAAGCCCGAGGAGCTCGAGGCCCAGGTGCGCCGCATGCTCGCGGACCCGAAGTCCAACGCCCTGGTGGAGAACTTCGCGGGCCAGTGGCTCTACACGCGCGCGCTGGACTCGGCGGAGCCGGACCTGACGCTCTACGGCGCCTTCAACGAGGATTTGCGCGCGGCCATGCGCCAGGAGACGCAGCTCGTCTTCCGCGACTTCATCACCGGTGACTACAAGCTGAAGGACCTGGTGGACGCGCCCTTCACGTACGTGAATGACACGCTGGCGGTGCATTACGGCCTGCCGAAGCCGGGCAGCCGCACGCCCGTGCGCGTGGACCTCACCGGCCACCCGGAGCGCCAGGGCATCTTCGGCCAGGGCTCGCTGCTCACCGTCACCTCCAACCCGGACCGGACCTCGCCAGTACAGCGCGGCGTCTGGGTGCTGGAGCAGATGTTGTGCGCCGCGCCGCCACCGCCGCCGCCCGACGTGGAGAACCTGCCGCCGGCGGTGGACCCGAACCAGACGATGCGCGAGCGCATGGCGCAGCACCGCAGCCAGCCTGCCTGCGCGGGCTGCCACCGGATGATGGACCCGCTGGGCCTGGCGCTGGAGAACTATGACCCCATCGGCCGCTGGCGGCTGAAGGAGGTCAGCGGCGCGCCGGTGGACCCCACGGGCGAGCTGCCCAACGGCACCGTGCTGCGCGGCGGCGAGGACATGCGGCGCTTCGTGAAGGACGACCCGAAGCTGCCCTCGTGCCTCACCGAGCACCTGCTCACCTACGCGCTCGGCCGAGGCATGAAGCCGGACGACGCGTGCGCGGTGAGGGAAATCGCCGCCACGGCGGAGGCCAGCGGCGGCCGACTCAGTGACTACATCCTCAGCATCGTCCTCAGCGAGCACTTCACCATGCGTCGCGGCGGGACGGAGGCCCAGCAGCCATGA
- a CDS encoding R3H domain-containing nucleic acid-binding protein, which produces MTPRADAVADDFQLLVGVLPGPLQAAVRALPSQQVLEVVMDLGRPPEARLVDRVEPLREEPVLREDLEHVLAQVGPPGDDNRAGIERTLHRVSAIRNRKGKVVGLTLRVGRAIYGTIDMLKDLIGSGRNILLLGRPGVGKTTKLREVARVLADDLRKRVMVVDTSNEIGGDGDVPHPGIGTARRMQVSRPDRQHDVMIEAVENHMPEAIIVDEIGTSAEAAAARTIAERGVQLVATAHGNTLENLVLNPTLSDLVGGVHTVTLSDEEARRRHTQKTISERKAPPTFDIVVEMVSRDEVLVHPDTAESVDRLLAGQAVGGERRKQDVDSGQVEVEAVKAAPPSLPALRPGRTAGPGVRGAENVTARIPGLGGTTKVYAHAVSRDLLEKVLRELAVDVRMVSRLDAADLVVTLRSRANDPRLRRMTEKSGARVEVVKRNSSSELRRVLKTAFHVVEGVDEDQVREAVTEVEHAIERVLSEGVSVPLAPRPPRLRKLQHRLVSRYHLEAVSHGSEPVRHLTIYPVGAEVEAALAQEEAEGTA; this is translated from the coding sequence ATGACACCGCGTGCCGATGCCGTCGCTGACGACTTCCAGTTGCTGGTGGGCGTGCTCCCCGGCCCCCTGCAGGCGGCGGTGCGAGCGCTGCCGTCCCAGCAGGTGCTCGAGGTGGTGATGGACCTGGGCCGCCCGCCCGAGGCGCGACTGGTGGACCGGGTGGAGCCGTTGCGCGAGGAGCCGGTGCTCCGGGAGGACCTGGAGCACGTACTGGCGCAGGTGGGGCCTCCGGGGGACGACAACCGCGCGGGGATTGAGCGGACGCTGCATCGCGTGTCCGCCATCCGCAACCGCAAGGGCAAGGTGGTGGGGCTGACGCTGCGGGTGGGGCGCGCCATCTACGGCACCATCGACATGCTGAAGGACCTCATCGGCTCCGGGCGCAACATCCTGTTGCTGGGGCGGCCGGGCGTGGGGAAGACGACGAAGCTGCGCGAGGTGGCCCGCGTGCTGGCGGATGATTTGCGCAAGCGCGTCATGGTGGTGGACACGTCGAACGAGATTGGCGGGGACGGGGACGTGCCTCACCCGGGCATCGGCACCGCGCGGCGGATGCAGGTGTCGCGGCCGGACCGGCAGCACGACGTGATGATTGAAGCCGTGGAGAACCACATGCCGGAGGCCATCATCGTCGACGAGATTGGCACGTCGGCGGAGGCCGCGGCGGCGCGGACGATTGCGGAGCGCGGCGTGCAGTTGGTGGCCACGGCGCACGGCAACACGCTGGAGAACCTGGTGCTGAACCCCACGCTGTCGGACCTCGTGGGCGGCGTGCACACGGTGACGCTGAGCGACGAGGAGGCCCGGCGGCGTCACACGCAGAAGACCATCAGCGAGCGCAAGGCGCCGCCCACGTTCGACATCGTGGTGGAGATGGTGAGCCGGGACGAGGTGCTGGTGCACCCGGACACGGCGGAGTCGGTGGACCGGCTGCTGGCGGGACAGGCCGTGGGAGGCGAGCGCCGGAAGCAGGACGTGGACTCGGGTCAGGTGGAGGTGGAGGCGGTGAAGGCGGCGCCGCCGTCACTGCCCGCGCTGCGGCCGGGGCGCACGGCGGGGCCCGGCGTGCGCGGGGCGGAGAACGTCACCGCGCGGATTCCCGGCCTGGGCGGGACGACGAAGGTGTACGCGCACGCGGTGAGCCGGGACTTGCTGGAGAAGGTGCTGCGCGAGCTGGCGGTGGACGTGCGGATGGTGAGCCGGCTGGACGCGGCGGACCTGGTGGTGACGCTGCGCTCGCGGGCGAATGACCCGAGGCTGCGGCGCATGACGGAGAAGTCGGGAGCGCGGGTGGAGGTGGTGAAGCGCAACAGCTCCTCGGAGCTGCGCCGGGTGCTGAAGACGGCCTTCCACGTGGTGGAGGGCGTGGACGAGGACCAGGTCCGCGAGGCCGTGACGGAGGTGGAGCACGCGATTGAGCGGGTGCTCAGCGAGGGCGTGTCGGTGCCGCTGGCGCCGAGGCCGCCGAGGCTGCGCAAGCTGCAGCACCGGCTGGTGAGCCGCTACCACCTGGAGGCGGTGAGCCACGGCAGCGAGCCGGTGCGGCACCTGACCATCTACCCCGTGGGCGCGGAGGTGGAGGCCGCG
- a CDS encoding DUF1552 domain-containing protein yields MSKKFQLSRRTLLRGAGALMALPVLEQMVPATARAATGSAPRRFAVFYTPNGIHMPKWTPTGTGATWELTPTLAPLAAVKDNVLVLSGLANEPGRPDGDGHHAAATAAFLSCAKAFKTEGTDFHAGISMDQVIANHLAAQKATRFPSLELGNDAGKGIGNCDSGYACPYANNIAWAGPRTPVAKETHPKSVFDRLFAGFDPNATQATVDKRRAYGKSIIDFVRDDATTLKTQLGASDLRKLDEYFTSVRDLEKQVEAIEVDGPSCNPGTVPADNEDPRVKTKAMMDLIVLAFQCDLTRVATFMLANARSPKVYGFLGLSGGHHTYSHHQKVQANYDALATIDRWEVEQYAYLLERMKGIQEGDGKTLLDNSMVYFSSEIADGNSHEHKNLPILIGGSGGGALTPGRHVRYSAVPLANLYISLMQAMGVPNVTTFGDNGTGPLTGLTA; encoded by the coding sequence ATGAGCAAGAAGTTCCAACTCTCCCGGAGAACCCTCCTGCGTGGCGCGGGGGCGCTGATGGCGCTCCCCGTGCTGGAACAGATGGTGCCCGCGACGGCCCGGGCGGCCACCGGCTCCGCGCCCCGGCGCTTCGCTGTCTTCTACACGCCCAATGGCATCCACATGCCCAAGTGGACGCCCACGGGCACCGGCGCCACCTGGGAGCTGACGCCCACGCTGGCACCGCTGGCCGCGGTGAAGGACAACGTGCTCGTCCTCAGCGGGCTCGCCAATGAACCGGGCCGCCCGGACGGCGACGGCCACCACGCCGCCGCCACCGCCGCCTTCCTGAGCTGCGCCAAGGCCTTCAAGACGGAGGGCACCGACTTCCACGCGGGCATCTCCATGGACCAGGTCATCGCCAACCACCTGGCGGCGCAGAAGGCCACCCGCTTCCCTTCACTGGAGTTGGGCAACGACGCCGGCAAGGGCATTGGCAACTGCGACTCCGGCTATGCCTGCCCGTACGCCAACAACATCGCCTGGGCCGGACCCCGCACGCCGGTGGCTAAAGAAACGCACCCCAAGTCGGTGTTCGACCGGCTCTTCGCGGGCTTCGACCCGAACGCCACCCAGGCCACGGTGGACAAGCGCCGCGCGTACGGCAAGAGCATCATCGACTTCGTACGCGACGACGCCACCACGCTGAAGACGCAACTGGGCGCCTCGGACCTGCGCAAGCTGGACGAGTACTTCACCAGCGTGCGCGACCTGGAGAAGCAGGTGGAGGCGATTGAAGTGGACGGTCCGTCGTGCAACCCGGGCACCGTGCCGGCCGACAACGAGGACCCGCGCGTGAAGACGAAGGCGATGATGGACCTCATCGTCCTCGCCTTCCAGTGCGACCTCACCCGCGTGGCCACCTTCATGCTGGCCAACGCGCGCAGCCCCAAGGTGTACGGCTTCCTCGGCTTGAGCGGCGGGCACCACACGTACTCGCACCACCAGAAGGTGCAGGCCAACTACGACGCGCTCGCCACCATCGACCGGTGGGAGGTGGAGCAGTACGCGTACCTCCTGGAGCGCATGAAGGGCATCCAGGAGGGGGACGGGAAGACGCTGCTCGACAACTCGATGGTGTACTTCTCCAGCGAAATCGCGGACGGCAACTCGCACGAGCACAAGAACCTGCCCATCCTCATCGGCGGCAGCGGCGGCGGGGCGCTCACCCCGGGCCGGCACGTCCGCTACAGCGCCGTGCCGCTCGCCAACCTGTACATCTCCCTGATGCAGGCCATGGGCGTGCCCAACGTCACCACCTTCGGGGACAACGGCACCGGCCCGCTGACGGGCCTCACGGCGTAG